One Luteimonas sp. MC1825 DNA segment encodes these proteins:
- a CDS encoding type IV pilus biogenesis/stability protein PilW, with protein sequence MRRLDLVGLAVACSLLAAGCSRLTFVKPSAQRGDSTQVAAQYDFSDDGQARGKASTRGHLLRGEQALRAGRYPEAAAEARLAMKIDGRDADAHTLLALALERQGDSREAGKHYARAAGLKPSGATFNNHGAWLCRNGRATESLAWFDRALADRSYASPASALANAGACADEGGQPGRTQRDLRAALALDPVNAVGLEALARHLHGRGDDFEARAFSERRLEAAPASPAALQLASQIEDKLGDKAAAARYVQRLRTEFPHAQAVLPGDSSSR encoded by the coding sequence ATGCGGCGGCTTGACCTCGTTGGCCTGGCGGTGGCCTGCTCGCTGCTGGCCGCAGGCTGCTCGCGCCTCACCTTCGTCAAGCCGAGCGCGCAGCGCGGCGACTCGACGCAGGTCGCCGCCCAGTACGATTTCAGCGATGACGGCCAGGCGCGCGGCAAGGCGTCCACGCGTGGCCACCTGTTGCGTGGCGAACAGGCGCTGCGCGCCGGCCGCTATCCGGAGGCCGCTGCCGAAGCACGTCTGGCGATGAAGATCGATGGCCGTGACGCCGATGCGCATACGCTGCTTGCGCTTGCGCTCGAGCGCCAGGGCGACAGCCGCGAAGCCGGCAAGCACTACGCCCGCGCCGCCGGACTCAAGCCCTCCGGCGCCACGTTCAACAACCATGGCGCATGGCTGTGCCGCAACGGACGCGCCACCGAATCGCTGGCATGGTTCGACCGCGCCCTGGCCGACCGCAGCTATGCCAGCCCGGCCTCGGCGCTGGCCAACGCCGGCGCCTGTGCCGACGAAGGCGGCCAGCCCGGGCGCACCCAGCGCGACCTGCGCGCGGCGCTCGCCCTCGATCCGGTGAATGCCGTCGGCCTGGAAGCGCTGGCCCGGCACCTGCACGGGCGTGGCGACGATTTCGAGGCGCGCGCGTTCTCCGAGCGCCGGCTGGAGGCGGCACCGGCGTCGCCGGCCGCGCTGCAACTTGCGTCACAGATCGAAGACAAGCTCGGCGACAAGGCTGCCGCCGCTCGTTATGTTCAGCGCCTGCGGACGGAATTCCCGCACGCGCAGGCAGTGCTGCCCGGGGACAGCAGTTCACGATGA